One genomic segment of Mobula hypostoma chromosome 2, sMobHyp1.1, whole genome shotgun sequence includes these proteins:
- the LOC134342933 gene encoding regulation of nuclear pre-mRNA domain-containing protein 2-like isoform X3: protein MAAAGSAAWAALEATLEKKLLTVTNTMDSIQGLSAWILDNKKHYTSIVRHWMKCMRKASIPHRLNLFYVANDVIQNCKRKNAIVFRDAFSEVLVEAGTLVRDPSIRKSIDRIFTIWEQRSVYPEELIVDLRAALVSSKTRVVVKSKILAEFRPAALIDQLGSYKQAEDEREFKEKQLGTLRVDVCSTETLKRLKDRAGGKRFSKDFEESSSKLEDFCAELEREVKKTPPLIEALENAEIFYEAQYKEVKIVANAYKTFANRVNNLKKKLDQLKTTLPDPDESPIPSPSMDAPSPTGSESPVRPTEEAVAELVEESPRSPLPEASGDNCDVEDMELSDDEAAEASNIIAVERDEKKEESSPNTPAASASPQPEKASIQADSSTQAKGSTITPPLGLPNLANIDLGKISSILSSLTTAMKNTVSPVIGQTPVPVASPGAQSNTGQKAPVQKPSPVPPNPLASILSKVELTPESILSALSKSQGSSAPALQGLSSLLQSVTANTAVPSNSTAPSISTPAVANITSPLDKNVPINNSSTQPVMQGLISCSPNSPASEVSSVSSVSSAPVNHSPALSNTSLKAPASTNVLESSLRNTASSSRGNLSSQKAPSEAVPAEPEVQPPSPSSLELKIHNFLKVNPGFKALDLNIPLLSNLGSSDSKSLLQPSDGSRNPSSTILDNQDGTPVRDERGGTPTQDEIMDKQATTGTIDPMSLLSKLISPPSSSTSSTNSPPLSMPQNIDSAYSEISSAVPSYQSDTSYNRGRASFPSSYKSSEVWEESSPNRDSPQEQFYAGESCTDFDYAGPPLSSVSNLLKQPPKSILKSNKATDQMQSPNEYQSISTSYSRLKSVFSKPVKSILKKQETYGSRSSSSKGYREDDQGIDLENLPSAAHNNQFFRSESNNIILQPSFSDISRTGPLQKAFSDPVCSTPSRPPSSLQSAAAGSFSRTSAATIDKTVTLGSPVSATSTIEFKNMLKNASRRPTDDKPLESPISPVPSVGLSEKGNLPVFGQSGIAENADGEQHCIETRISTSDLPENVEEKGAPIETLGSSTPSAGRLMVGEPIQTLDSSRGSGRGSMSHGRGGSRSSWFEANESISDFDEDSSSLDVSDMTQGIPPSFRSQFEEHRLQFTETSSTYRSNSFSNPFERQSQQIGRQPGSRHDHIGPTPVSSRDHIGHPSGPPPDHVLTPCPPQDHIGPPVPLRDIGLPPGPPRDHMSLPPGPPPDHLGPPVPPQEHMGASSSSLREHGSFPGSSQDHSGPPPSSSEKIGPPRDHVGPPPGTPVDHIPPPSGPPPDHFGPGLPPGPPPRDHLGPPPGPPVPPPGPPPLDHLGPPPGPPPRDHMGPPPLPPPGPPPGPPPRDHLGPPPPVPLPQDHLVPPPGPPPRDQLVPPPVPPPQDLLGPLPGSPRDLLGPLAGPPRELLGLLPCPPRDFLSLTNRPPVQRSSRDYYGPSFGAQQDYSGPGRFFQRGPLRPRESFQSGKRPNLHFGSPPFATAPKRPYMPPRY, encoded by the exons TGAGCAGTAAAACAAGAGTAGTTGTGAAATCCAAGATACTAGCTGAATTCAGG CCTGCAGCACTGATTGATCAGCTGGGGTCATACAAACAAGCTGAGGATGAGCGGGAGTTCAAAGAGAAACAACTTGGGACACTCCGTGTGGATGTCTGTAGCACAGAGACTCTGAAGAGATTGAAAG ATCGTGCTGGAGGAAAACGATTTTCCAAAGATTTTGAAGAATCCAGTTCTAAATTAGAAGATTTCTGTGCGGAGCTTGAGAGGGAGGTGAAGAAGACCCCACCACTAATTGAAGCTCTAGAAAATGCAGAAATATTCTATGAGGCTCAGTACAAGGAGGTGAAGATTGTGGCAAAT GCCTATAAGACATTCGCTAACAGAGTCAACAACTTGAAAAAGAAGTTGGACCAGCTGAAAACAACCCTTCCTGATCCAGATGAGTCTCCCATTCCATCTCCAAGCATGGATGCTCCATCACCAACGGGCTCTGAGTCCCCTGTCCGCCCTACAGAGGAGGCTGTTGCAGAGCTGGTTGAAGAGAGCCCGAGGTCACCACTGCCTGAGGCTTCAGGTGATAACTGTGATGTTGAGGACATGGAGCTTTCGGATGACGAAGCTGCAGAAGCATCGAACATAATAG CAGTGGAAAGAGACGAGAAGAAAGAGGAATCCAGTCCAAACACACCAGCAGCAAGTGCAAGCCCACAGCCAGAAAAGGCTTCAATTCAAGCAGACAGCAGCACACAGGCAAAGGGTAGCACCATAACACCACCCCTGGGCCTGCCAAACCTGGCAAATATCGACTTGGGCAAAATTAGTTCTATCCTTAGCAGCCTGACAACAGCCATGAAGAACACAG TCAGCCCAGTGATTGGTCAAACACCTGTTCCAGTGGCTTCTCCTGGAGCTCAGTCGAATACTGGCCAAAAGGCCCCTGTTCAGAAGCCTTCTCCAGTTCCTCCCAATCCTTTGGCAAGCATCCTGTCAAAAGTTGAATTAACTCCAGAGAGCATCTTGTCAGCACTCAGCAAGAGCCAGGGGTCTTCCGCTCCTGCACTGCAAG GTCTCTCATCATTACTTCAGAGCGTGACAGCAAACACTGCTGTCCCATCAAACAGCACAGCTCCAAGTATTTCTACCCCGGCAGTGGCAAACATCACCAGTCCATTGGACAAAAACGTTCCCATTAATAATTCCAGCACTCAGCCTGTGATGCAAGGGCTGATTAGTTGCTCTCCAAATTCACCTGCATCAGAAGTTTCCTCTGTTTCCTCAGTGAGCTCTGCCCCAGTAAACCATAGTCCTGCCCTGTCCAACACAAGCCTGAAGGCACCTGCCAGCACAAATGTACTTGAGAGTTCTCTTCGCAATACTGCCTCTTCATCAAGAGGAAACTTGAGCAGTCAGAAGGCACCTTCAGAGGCAGTTCCAGCTGAACCAGAAGTGCAGCCACCCTCACCATCAAGTTTGGAGCTGAAAATTCACAACTTTCTCAAAGTTAACCCAGGCTTTAAGGCTTTAGATCTGAATATCCCTCTCCTGAGTAATTTGGGCTCTAGTGACTCTAAGAGTCTCTTGCAGCCTTCAGATGGAAGTCGTAATCCCAGCAGTACCATACTGGACAACCAGGATGGCACGCCAGTCAGAGATGAGAGAGGTGGAACTCCAACCCAGGATGAAATAATGGACAAACAAGCAACAACAGGCACTATAGATCCAATGTCCTTACTGTCTAAGCTAATCAGTCCGCCCTCCTCTTCAACTAGCAGCACAAACTCTCCTCCACTTTCCATGCCACAAAATATAGATTCGGCTTATTCAGAGATTTCCAGTGCAGTGCCTTCTTACCAAAGCGATACTTCATATAACCGTGGAAGGGCTTCATTCCCTTCCTCCTACAAGTCCTCAGAGGTGTGGGAAGAATCTTCCCCGAACAGAGACTCTCCTCAAGAGCAGTTTTATGCGGGTGAATCCTGTACTGATTTTGATTATGCTGGACCACCGCTTTCTTCAGTTTCCAATTTGTTGAAACAACCCCCAAAATCTATTCTCAAATCAAACAAAGCAACAGATCAGATGCAGAGTCCCAATGAATACCAGTCTATCTCTACCAGTTACAGTCGTCTCAAGTCTGTGTTCTCCAAACCCGTGAAATCCATTCTTAAGAAACAAGAAACTTATGGCAGTAGGTCAAGCAGTAGCAAAGGCTATAGGGAAGATGATCAGGGAATTGATCTTGAGAACCTTCCTTCAGCAGCTCacaacaatcagttctttcgttcAGAATCTAATAATATCATATTACAGCCTTCATTCTCGGATATATCTCGTACAGGACCACTTCAAAAAGCATTTTCTGACCCGGTGTGTTCTACCCCTTCCCGACCACCTTCCTCTTTACAAAGTGCTGCAGCTGGTTCTTTTAGCCGCACATCTGCCGCCACCATTGATAAAACTGTAACACTGGGCTCTCCAGTCTCTGCTACTTCAACCATTGAGTTCAAGAACATGTTAAAGAATGCCTCGCGTAGGCCGACTGATGACAAACCTCTAGAAAGCCCTATTAGTCCTGTACCGTCAGTTGGCCTGAGCGAGAAAGGGAACCTACCAGTTTTTGGACAATCTGGGATTGCAGAGAATGCAGATGGAGAGCAGCATTGCATTGAGACTCGGATATCTACATCAGATTTACCTGAGAATGTAGAGGAGAAAGGAGCCCCCATAGAGACACTAGGTTCCAGTACACCATCAGCTGGGAGGCTGATGGTTGGAGAGCCTATTCAGACTCTGGATTCCAGCCGAGGGTCAGGTAGAGGCAGTATGAGTCATGGGAGAGGAGGGTCCAGGAGCAGTTGGTTTGAAGCTAATGAAAGCATTTCAGACTTTGATGAAGATTCCTCCTCTCTTGATGTTTCTGATATGACTCAAGGTATTCCTCCCAGTTTTAGAAGTCAGTTTGAAGAACACAGACTCCAGTTCACTGAGACGTCAAGCACCTACAGATCCAACAGTTTCAGCAATCCCTTTGAAAGGCAATCTCAGCAGATTGGACGTCAACCTGGCTCACGACACGATCACATTGGGCCAACACCTGTCTCCAGTCGAGACCACATTGGGCATCCATCTGGGCCTCCTCCAGACCATGTACTTACCCCATGCCCCCCACAAGATCACATTGGGCCTCCTGTTCCTTTGAGGGATATTGGACTGCCACCAGGACCCCCAAGGGATCACATGAGCCTGCCCCCAGGTCCTCCACCTGATCACTTAGGTCCTCCTGTCCCCCCACAGGAACACATGGGTGCCTCGTCAAGTTCCCTTCGAGAACATGGTTCATTCCCTGGTTCTTCCCAAGACCACAGTGGGCCACCTCCCAGTTCCTCTGAGAAGATTGGGCCACCAAGGGACCATGTTGGACCACCACCTGGCACCCCTGTTGACCACATTCCCCCACCATCTGGTCCGCCTCCTGACCACTTTGGTCCTGGTCTACCACCTGGTCCTCCTCCAAGAGATCATCTTGGACCTCCTCCAGGTCCCCCAGTGCCCCCTCCTGGTCCACCTCCTCTGGACCACCTTGGACCACCTCCTGGTCCCCCTCCCCGGGATCATATGGGGCCCCCTCCTTTACCCCCCCCTGGTCCACCACCAGGCCCTCCTCCCAGAGACCATCTTGGCCCACCACCTCCTGTCCCACTTCCACAGGATCACCTTGTTCCACCTCCTGGACCCCCTCCAAGAGATCAGTTGGTCCCACCTCCTGTCCCTCCACCACAGGACCTCCTTGGTCCCCTGCCTGGTTCTCCTAGAGACCTCCTTGGCCCATTAGCTGGGCCACCTCGAGAACTCCTTGGCTTACTTCCATGTCCTCCAAGAGACTTCCTTAGCTTAACCAACAGGCCTCCCGTGCAAAGGTCTTCGAGAGATTACTATGGGCCATCCTTTGGAGCCCAACAAGACTACAGTGGTCCTGGTAGGTTCTTCCAACGAGGGCCCCTAAGGCCTCGGGAAAGTTTTCAGAGTGGGAAGCGACCCAACCTCCATTTTGGAAGTCCCCCTTTTGCCACTGCTCCCAAACGACCATATATGCCTCCAAGGTATTGA